The DNA window CACGATCACGCCGCGGTCGCGCCATTCCATGTACGGCTCCACCGAATCGGCACCCATGTAGGGGCTGACCGTGACCGCGTCGGCGCCGTAGCGGTCGTAGGCTTCGCGCGCATACTGCTTTGCCGTGGCGCCGATGTCGCCTCGCTTGGAGTCGAGAATCAGCGGAATGTGCGGATGCCTGTCGCGCAGGTAGGCGCCGATGCGCTCGAGCTGCCCTTCCGCGCCCAGCGCCGCGAAGTAGGCGATCTGCGGCTTGAAGGCGCACGCCAGGTCGGCCGTGGCATCGATGATCTCCTTGCAGAAGTGGTAGATGCCATCCGGCGTGCCGCGGAACTGCGCCGGCAGGCGGTCCATGTCTGGGTCCAGGCCCACGCACAGCAGGGAGTCGTTGGCGGCCCATGCGGCGTTCAGTTTATTGATGAAATTCACGGCGGCCCCTTATCTGATAGCTTGCAAACCCTGCATTATAAGCGGCCGCCCCGCGGCGCCTCGCTATGTGCTGCACCGAACACAGCGCAGGCTGCCGGGCATGTATAGTGCCTTCAATACCGGAACGTGTCATTTCAAGGAGGAAGCATGCGCAAGACTTTCGTACGCTGGATCGCCCTGGGCCTGCTGACGGCCACGCTGTCCGGCTGCGGCTACAACGATTTCCAGACCAAGGATGAGGCAACGAAGGCCGCCTGGGGCGAAGTCGTCAACCAGTACCAGCGCCGGGCCGACCTGATCCCCAACCTCGTCAACACGGTCAAGGGTTATGCATCGCACGAGCGCGAGACGCTCGAAGCGGTGACCGCCGCGCGGTCCCGGGCCACGAGCATCCAGGTCACGCCCGAAGTACTGAACGATCCAGCTGCATTCCAGAAATTCCAGCAGGCGCAGGGCGAGCTGTCGTCGGCGCTGTCGCGGCTGATGGCGGTGTCCGAGCGCTATCCCGACCTGAAGGCCGACACCAGCTTCCGCGACCTGCAGTCGCAGCTGGAAGGCACGGAAAACCGGATCACGGTTGCAAGGCAGCGTTACATCACCTCGGTGCAGGACTACAATGTGCTCGCACGGCGCTTTCCCACGAACCTGACGGCGATGATGTTCGGCTATGACGTCAAGCCGAGCTTCACCGTGGAGAACGAGAAAGCCATCTCGACCGCGCCGACCGTCGACTTTGGCGGGAAGAAATAAGCTTGCAGGAGGTGATTACCACCATGCCGCTGGGCCCGCACGGACCGCACGACCAGGCCGCCCCACCCGCTGCCCCGCGGCGGCGCATGCGCGAACACCCGTCCGAAGGCAAATGGCTGGGTACCGCCGAGACCACCAACGAGCGCGACGTCCGTGACGCACGGGCTGGCCGGCGCGGCTTGCGTCGCCTGGTACCGCGCCCGTCGAAGCGCTGGCTCGACCATTGGCTCGTGCGCTACACGGTGCTGGTGCTGCTGTTGTGCTTTGCCTTGCTGTTCGTCGAGGCGGCCCGGGCGCAGGACGGTGCTGCGCAGGATGGCTTCGTTCCCGTGCCGGCGCTGACCGCCCGCGTAACGGACGGTGCCGGCATGCTGACGGCGCAACAGCGTGGCGCCCTCGAATCCGTGCTGGCCGACTATGAAACCCGCACCGGCAGCCAGATCGCCATCCTCACGGTGAAAAGCACGGCGCCTGAACCGATCGAGCAATACAGCATCCGCGTGACGGATGCATGGAAGCTGGGCCGCAAGGGCGTCGACGATGGCGTGCTGCTGGTGGTGGCCAAGGACAATCCTTCGTCGCTGCGCCGCCTGCGCATCGAGGCCGGCCGCGGCGTGCAGGGCGTGCTGACGGATGCGCAATCCAAGCGCGTGCTGCAGGACGTGATCGCCCCCCATTTCCGCAACAACGATTATTACGGTGGCCTGAGCGCCGGCGTGTCCGCGATCGCCACGCTGCTGGACAAGGAACAGTTCCCTGCCCCGCAGCAGCAACCGGCGCCGCGGCAGGCGCAGGCCGACGGCGGCGGTTCATGGCTGTGGCCGGCGATCCTGTTCGGCGTCTTCGTGCTGCTGCCAATGTTTCGCGGTCGCGGGCGGCGCAGCAGCGCGCACCGTTCGGGCTGGGGTTCGGGTGCGGCCGGCGTGCTGAT is part of the Pseudoduganella lutea genome and encodes:
- a CDS encoding LemA family protein; translation: MRKTFVRWIALGLLTATLSGCGYNDFQTKDEATKAAWGEVVNQYQRRADLIPNLVNTVKGYASHERETLEAVTAARSRATSIQVTPEVLNDPAAFQKFQQAQGELSSALSRLMAVSERYPDLKADTSFRDLQSQLEGTENRITVARQRYITSVQDYNVLARRFPTNLTAMMFGYDVKPSFTVENEKAISTAPTVDFGGKK
- a CDS encoding TPM domain-containing protein gives rise to the protein MLVLLLCFALLFVEAARAQDGAAQDGFVPVPALTARVTDGAGMLTAQQRGALESVLADYETRTGSQIAILTVKSTAPEPIEQYSIRVTDAWKLGRKGVDDGVLLVVAKDNPSSLRRLRIEAGRGVQGVLTDAQSKRVLQDVIAPHFRNNDYYGGLSAGVSAIATLLDKEQFPAPQQQPAPRQAQADGGGSWLWPAILFGVFVLLPMFRGRGRRSSAHRSGWGSGAAGVLIGSALGSALGNAHRGGGFGGGGFGGGGFGGGGGGTFDGGGASGDW
- the pyrF gene encoding orotidine-5'-phosphate decarboxylase; its protein translation is MNFINKLNAAWAANDSLLCVGLDPDMDRLPAQFRGTPDGIYHFCKEIIDATADLACAFKPQIAYFAALGAEGQLERIGAYLRDRHPHIPLILDSKRGDIGATAKQYAREAYDRYGADAVTVSPYMGADSVEPYMEWRDRGVIVLCRTSNQGGSDLQFLEVNGKPLYQHVAQLVADKWNSNGQCALVVGATFPEEIRAVRAIVGEMPLLIPGIGAQGGDIEATVRAGRTDAGAGMMINSSRAILYATPQAGEDFAQAARRVADETRHAINAHR